The Halobacterium hubeiense genome contains the following window.
CTGGCCGGCGAAGCTCGCGTCCGGGAGGTCCTCGGCGGTCGCCGACGACCGCACGGCGACCGACGCCTGCCCGTCGTCTAGGTCGTCGTACGACGACAGGATGTTCTCTCGGATGTGCTCGGGGAGTTCGGTGTTGAGGATGATGTCTTTCGCGGCCGCTTCGGCGTCGGCGAGCGCGCCGGAGTCCTCGGGGTCGACTTCGACCGCGTCGAACAGCTCGTCGTCGATGTTCGCGTCCTCGATGAACGAGCGGTACGTCCCCGCGGTCACGACGAACCCCGGGGGGACGGGGAGCCCGGCGTCCGTGAGTTCGCCGAGCGACGCGCCCTTGCCGCCGACACTGTCGATGTCGTCGGCGCGTACGTCTTCCAGCCATCGAACAGCCATTGACAGGTAGATACACCGCAACTGCTCATAAGAAGGTTGCGAACGTCTCAGACGCAAGAATTGCGTACTCGGTTCCGAGTTGTGATTGCTCGGGTGGCGGTCGGCCGCGCTGGTCGCTCGCGCCAACGGAGGATTTTAGCCGGCGGCTCGTCTCCACCCGGGCATGGACGCGAAACGCGCAGCCGTTCACGCGGGCAAGTACTTCCTGTTCACGTCCGCGTTCGCGGTCGTCGGTCTCGCCCTCGTTGGGGGCGGCGTCGCGCTCGGCGGACTCGAAGCGTGGGACATCCTCTCGGCGGACTCCTCGGCGACCGGGCAGGCGCTGTCGGCGGCCGCGCCCGGTATCGCGCTCGCCGTCGCTGGCCTGCTCGTCTACCGCTTCGGGAAGGCGTGGTCGCTGTACAAGACGTTGACCGCCGCCAACGAGGACGCGCTCTCGGACACCTTCGACACCCAGCACGTCAAAAGCGACATCGTGAGCGTGCTCGACGACCGCCTCGCGGACATGCAGAACGATCTCCAGTCGGTGAACCGCGAGCTCCGCAAGCTCAAGGACGACGACGCCTTCGACTTCTCGCAGTCCGACGACGCCGAACCGCCGAACCGCGAGCCGTAGCCCCGATGTACCTCGTCACCTTCCGCCTCGACCCCGGCGAGTACGACGCCGAGTTCCACGAACTGAACGACGCGATTCAGGCCGCCGCCGAAGCCATCGACGGGTACCTCGGCAAGCGCACGTGGCACGACCCCGACAGCGAGGACGTGCTCGTGGTGTACTACTGGGAGTCGCTCGACGCGCTCGACGAGTTCGGCGCGCACCCCGACCAC
Protein-coding sequences here:
- a CDS encoding antibiotic biosynthesis monooxygenase family protein — encoded protein: MYLVTFRLDPGEYDAEFHELNDAIQAAAEAIDGYLGKRTWHDPDSEDVLVVYYWESLDALDEFGAHPDHERAKRRWTEWYDAYEVTVTEVLDAYGSGFGVDADPPQ